In Micromonospora ferruginea, the sequence GTGGATCTTCCTGCAGGTCTTCAACTCCTGGTACGACGCGGACGCGAAGCGGGCCCGGCCGGTCGCCGAGCTGATCGCCGAGTTCGAGGGTGGGAACCGGCCCACCCCGGACGGCCGGCCGTGGGCCGAGCTGACCGTCGCCGAGCGTCGCCGCGTCGTCGACGACCACCGGCTGGCGTACGTCTCGCAGGCGCCGGTGAACTGGTGCCCGGGGCTGGGCACCGTGCTGGCCAACGAGGAGGTCACCGCCGACGGCCGCTCCGAGCGGGGCAACTTCCCGGTCTTCAAGCGCAACCTGAAGCAGTGGATGATGCGGATCACCGCGTACGGCGACCGGCTGCTGGACGACCTGGACACGCTGGACTGGCCGGAGCCGATCAAGCTGCAGCAGCGCAACTGGATCGGCCGCTCGACCGGCGCGCACATCGACTTCCCGACCACGGCCGGCCCGGTGCGGGTGTTCACCACCCGGCCGGACACGATCTTCGGCGCCACCTACATGGTGCTGGCGCCCGAGCACGAGCTGGTCGACGCGCTGGTGCCGGCCGCCTGGCCGGACGGGACGAAGGACGCCTGGACCGGCGGGCACGCGAGCCCGCGCGCGGCCGTCGAGGCGTACCGCAAGGCCGCCGCGGCACGGACGGACGTGGAGCGGCAGTCGGACAGCCGGGAGAAGACCGGCGTCTTCGTCGGCGCCTGGGCGACCAACCCGGCGACCGGCGGGCAGGTCCCGATCTTCGTCGCCGACTACGTGCTGGCCGGCTACGGCACCGGCGCGATCATGGCGGTGCCCGCCCAGGACGAGCGGGACTGGGACTTCGCCGAGGTCTTCGACCTGCCGATCGTGCGAACGGTGGCGCCGCCGGAGGGCTTCGACGGCAAGGCGTTCACCGGCGACGGGCCGGCGGTCAACAGCGCCGCCCCGGAGCGCGGCGTCGACCTGGACGGCCTGGGCGTGACCGAGGCCAAGGCCCGGATCATCGAGTGGCTGGAGGCGAACGGGCACGGCGCGGGCGCGGTCACCTGGCGGCTGCGCGACTGGCTGTTCTCCCGGCAGCGTTACTGGGGCGAGCCGTTCCCGATCGTCTACGACGAGACCGGGGCGCCGATCGCGCTGCCGGAGTCGATGCTGCCGGTCGAGCTGCCCGAGGTGGACCACTTCTCGCCGAAGACGTTCGACCCGGAGGACGCGCAGAGCAACCCGGAGACCCCGCTGTCACGGCGGCGCGACTGGGTCGAGGTCGAGCTGGACCTGGGTGACGGGCCGAAGCGCTACACCCGGGAGACCAACGTGATGCCGCAGTGGGCCGGCTCCTGCTGGTACGAGCTGCGCTACCTGGACCCGACCAACTCCGGCCGCTTCGTGGACCCGGAGAACGAGGCGTACTGGATGGGGCCGCGGCGGCCCGGCGACTGCGGGGGCACCGACCTGTACGTCGGCGGGGCGGAGCACGCCGTGCTGCACCTGCTGTACGCCCGCTTCTGGCACAAGGTGCTGTTCGACCTGGGGCACGTGTCGTCGTTCGAGCCGTTCCGCAAGCTGTTCAACCAGGGCATGATCCAGGCGTACGCGTTCGTCGACCCCCGGGGCGCCTACGTGCCCGCCGAGGAGGTCGTCGAGGTCGACGGCCGCTGGTTCCACGGCGAGACCGAGGTCCGGCGCGAGTACGGCAAGATGGGCAAGTCGCTGAAGAACGTGGTCACCCCGGACGACATGTGCGCGGCCTACGGCGCCGACACGTTCCGGGTGTACGAGATGTCGATGGGCCCGCTGGAGGTGTCCCGGCCCTGGGAGACCCGGGCGGTGGTCGGCTCGTACCGGTTCCTGCAGCGGGTGTGGCGTGCGGTCGTGGACGAGCGGACCGGCGGCTCGCGGGTCACCGACGCGCCGGCCGACGAGGCGACCCGGCGGCTGCTGCACCGGGTGGTCGACGGGGTCCGCGCCGACATGGACGGGATCCGCTTCAACACCGCGATCGCCAAGCTGATCGAGCTGACCAACGGCCTGACCCAACTGGCCGAGACGCCGCGTGAGGTGGCCGAGCCGCTGGTGCTGATGGTCGCCCCGTTCGCCCCGCACCTGGCCGAGGAGCTGTGGCGCCGGCTGGGCCACGACACCTCGCTGGCGTACGCGGACTTCCCGGTCGCCGATCCGGCGCTGCTGGTGGCCGAGTCGGTGACCTACCCGGTGCAGGTCAACGGCAAGGTCCGCGGCCGGATCGAGGTGGCGGCCGACGCGTCCGAGGAGGCGGTCCGGGCGGCCGCGCTGGAGGCCGTCGCCGGCGCGCTGGCCGGCAAGGAGCCGCGCAAGGTGATCGTGGTGAAGGGCCGGATGGTCTCGGTCGTCGCCTGAGGCCGGTCCGTGGGCGCGCCCCGGTGCGGGCGCGCCCACCCACCGGCGGCTCAGGGTTCGCGGCGGTGCACGACGACCGCGGCGAGCACCGCGGCGGCCACCGGCCAGGCGGCGTACACCGCCCAGGACCCGGGCACGGTCGCCACGTGCAGGTTCGGCAGCACGTACGGGTTCCCGACCAGGCGTTCCCAGGCCGGCACCGGCAGCGCGTTGTGGATCGCCGCGCTCCACCGCCGGTCGATGTCGAAGGCCAGCGGGGCGAGCAGCAGCAGCGTCGTGGTGACCACGACCGCCGGGGCGGTGTGCCGCACCAGGGCGCCGACGCCGAACCCGATGAGCGCGCAGACCGGCAGCAGCAGCGTCGAGGCGACCACGGCGCGCAACGCCCCCGGGTCGCCGATCGACAGGCCCGCGTCCCGGTCGGCGAGGATCGTCTGAGACACCCAGAAGGAGGCGGCGGCGGCCACCGCGCCGACCGCCAGCATGACGGCGGCCAGCACCGCGATCTTGGCGGCGACCACGGCCCGACGGTCCGGCACGGCGAGGAACGTGGTGCGGATCTGACCGCTGGCGTACTC encodes:
- the leuS gene encoding leucine--tRNA ligase, which encodes MSEAAAPATDIPPFRYTAALADEIERRWQDTWERDGTFHAPNPTGPLADPGHPRAGAEKLYVLDMFPYPSGAGLHVGHPLGYIGTDCYARYQRMIGRNVLHAMGFDAFGLPAEQYAVQTGTHPRTTTVANIERYKAQLRRLGLGHDERRSVATIDTDFYRWTQWIFLQVFNSWYDADAKRARPVAELIAEFEGGNRPTPDGRPWAELTVAERRRVVDDHRLAYVSQAPVNWCPGLGTVLANEEVTADGRSERGNFPVFKRNLKQWMMRITAYGDRLLDDLDTLDWPEPIKLQQRNWIGRSTGAHIDFPTTAGPVRVFTTRPDTIFGATYMVLAPEHELVDALVPAAWPDGTKDAWTGGHASPRAAVEAYRKAAAARTDVERQSDSREKTGVFVGAWATNPATGGQVPIFVADYVLAGYGTGAIMAVPAQDERDWDFAEVFDLPIVRTVAPPEGFDGKAFTGDGPAVNSAAPERGVDLDGLGVTEAKARIIEWLEANGHGAGAVTWRLRDWLFSRQRYWGEPFPIVYDETGAPIALPESMLPVELPEVDHFSPKTFDPEDAQSNPETPLSRRRDWVEVELDLGDGPKRYTRETNVMPQWAGSCWYELRYLDPTNSGRFVDPENEAYWMGPRRPGDCGGTDLYVGGAEHAVLHLLYARFWHKVLFDLGHVSSFEPFRKLFNQGMIQAYAFVDPRGAYVPAEEVVEVDGRWFHGETEVRREYGKMGKSLKNVVTPDDMCAAYGADTFRVYEMSMGPLEVSRPWETRAVVGSYRFLQRVWRAVVDERTGGSRVTDAPADEATRRLLHRVVDGVRADMDGIRFNTAIAKLIELTNGLTQLAETPREVAEPLVLMVAPFAPHLAEELWRRLGHDTSLAYADFPVADPALLVAESVTYPVQVNGKVRGRIEVAADASEEAVRAAALEAVAGALAGKEPRKVIVVKGRMVSVVA
- a CDS encoding ABC transporter permease subunit, which translates into the protein MRARFRDLLAAEWIKLWSLRSTYGALALIAVSAVLFSARAALGDHHNWPDYPAERRAAFDPLHDAFPEEGWLFVMLAAGAVGAVMIAGEYASGQIRTTFLAVPDRRAVVAAKIAVLAAVMLAVGAVAAAASFWVSQTILADRDAGLSIGDPGALRAVVASTLLLPVCALIGFGVGALVRHTAPAVVVTTTLLLLAPLAFDIDRRWSAAIHNALPVPAWERLVGNPYVLPNLHVATVPGSWAVYAAWPVAAAVLAAVVVHRREP